The genome window agaggagtttgtatttcgcgccccgcccatcattggatattggagcagacgttccgctagcggaacatctagatgtaagaggtttaaacagagccaagaagcccaaggaatggtcagagagggtacttcctgtttggaatcttctcaggttttttcctgccatatgagttctgttatactcacagacaccatttaatcagttttagaaactttaggctgttttctatccaaagccaataattatatgcatattctagtttctgggcagtagtaataaccagattaaatcgggtatgttttttatccggccgtgtaaatgctgccccctagccctaacaggttaaccccCTTCCAATGTGTTTTGGGTTTCCTGGTCCCGTGGACCCTGGGCCAGACCACGGCTCCTGCGGTAGATGAGTGGTTCCGGTGCGCAGGAGGTGTGGAACAATGCACACGTGAAACTCCAGCACAGCGTCCATCGACAGAAGGAGCAAGCAGACCATCACcacagtgagacccctgtgttccaTCCTGGGGATAGCATCTGGCtctctaccaggaacctcccactccacctgccctgcaagaaactgagcccccagtttgtggggccattcaaggtTTTCCAGAGGGTCAATGAGGTGACATACAGGTTACAATTACCCAGTCCCTacgatttttacattttacatttacgtcatttagcagacgctctaccATATCTCAACCTcttttcatgtctcccttctcaggctgGTGGTTTCTGGTTGCCTAGCGTATGCTGTCACCATGACAcacctccaccctccccccaGACATCAAGGGGAGCCCGGCATACACTGTCAGATCCCTACAGGACTCCTGACGTTGTGGGGGTCGGCTCCAGTATCTGCTGGACTGGGAAGGGTGTGGCCCAGAGGATCGGTGTTGGATTCTGGTGGAGGACATTCTGTACCCCAACATCATCTGTGATTTCCACCTTCGCTGCCCAGACCGACCCGCTCCTCTGGGTCGTCCCCCTGGTTGGCATCcccctgcggctggagccgcacATCAGAGGGGGGCTACAGTCACGTCTGCTCTTGCTCCTCCCCTCCAGCGTACGACGTTgccagagtactaaccaccggtcctgggattcatcattacgcacacctggcactcatcattacgcgcatgattcacattatgattcacacctggactccattaccttcatcatttcctcccctttatatgtcactctcccatgttcacccaccagttggtattgttcttgtgtatTGGCGTACTGCATTATGTTAGTGTCGTGTTCTTGGTTTTGttattttataaaaatgtttCACCTGCACCTCCTTCTGACTCACCTCCCCATCATTACAGTAACAAATTACAATTTTCTGGCCAAACGCTACTTGCAAACTCAGACAACTTGGGGGTTTCTAATCTCATGACACGTTTTATTATGAAATAGATTTACATTGTCATAtttcaccagattgggtctgctggattGTTGGGATACCCCCATGTATTAGGGTGCTAACTCCCTGATCTGGTAACTCTTCCGAGAGATCGCCAGTAACATAAGAGAGTATGAAGTAATTTGGAAAATGGTTTCAACAATAACATTATGTTGTTATGCTCTTTGACATTTGTCATAGAGATAATGTTATTAAGAACATTGGGAATGTAATAATTTGTCATATAGTCAATGtttgtctggatttcctgaatcagaaattaattgaactaaactgttgttctgatctgtcctctcttgAGGTTATCATGGAAGGTGATGTCAGATGTTGTCTTTATGCATGGTAGGAAACATTTGACCACAAACAGTGGAACCTCAAAACCCTCCCTAACAGGCTGAAGAAAGAGCGACAAAGGCATTCAATGCGACAGTGACTTTTAGCACTCCAATCTGAGTCCGAGCCGTTAACCTGGGTACAGGCTGCAGGAGTGTGCCATGAGTCCTGAGACCGCGcatgtggagtgagcatggagagagattATATTCAGACTTCTCTCATGCTGCTGGTGTACTGGTAGGGGAAATGGACCAGACAGAATGGTGGTAGCGGCTCAGGTGAGAGACTTGTGTACTTGGGAAAAACTGATTTCTTTATATTGAAATCgggacattatcaagggccatcaAATGTGACAGGCAAGAGTTACATATATGCCATTGGGAAGGAGGGAGTGCTGGGGGGGTTATTGAGAAAGGTCTATACACTGCAAACAATTTAGACTATGAATGCATTGAGATTACAATCTTTCATTAACATGCCTCTCGAGACAGTAAAACAGGGAAAATTGAGGGTTGTAAATATATGAGTTATTACAGGCAATAAAGGTCCCGTTTATAAATGTACATTCTAACCGTGATGTGTGCCAGGTTGAAAAACTCGATTTCGAGTGATAGACTCAAAGTAAAGCACTAAAGACTGTCATTCCAAATTTGGGTTGAATAATTTAGCTAAATGTTTTAGTTATGATTCGAATACAGTGAGAGAGAGTTGCTCTCAAACTGTGAGGGGTGCACTGCTCAAATTTATTGGGCATAGGGAGGCTCTAGAAACCTTATTTTTAAGTGTCCTCCAACAGGGTAGTTATTGGTGAACTCACTAGATGATAGCTTGGGTCAAccatgatttttttatttttttaccatgcCATCAGAATTGTTATGTTAAATCGCATCAATACATATAGGGCTGGTTTCACAGACAGGGCTTAGATTAAGCCAGGAGTAGGCCTTACTGTTTACTAGTTAAACTAGGACATTTAAGTAGCTTTCATGAACATGGCTTAAATTTGGCTTAGTTAGTCTGAGACTATGGAGTCCTGGAGTAAGGCAAGTAAGCCTAAATaagaacacctgggttaagcctgattaggttaaGTATGAGCACATGCTGTTGGTCTACTCGTGCTCATAAAAACCTGGAATGCAATAGAAAACACCATTATTGGTGTGAATCTTGAGACAAAACAATGGCAAAg of Salmo trutta chromosome 1, fSalTru1.1, whole genome shotgun sequence contains these proteins:
- the LOC115206378 gene encoding uncharacterized protein LOC115206378 codes for the protein MSGSGAQEVWNNAHVKLQHSVHRQKEQADHHHSETPVFHPGDSIWLSTRNLPLHLPCKKLSPQFVGPFKVFQRVNEVTYRLVVSGCLAYAVTMTHLHPPPRHQGEPGIHCQIPTGLLTLWGSAPVSAGLGRVWPRGSVLDSGGGHSVPQHHL